In Equus quagga isolate Etosha38 chromosome 14, UCLA_HA_Equagga_1.0, whole genome shotgun sequence, one DNA window encodes the following:
- the LOC124225758 gene encoding LOW QUALITY PROTEIN: putative olfactory receptor 10D4 (The sequence of the model RefSeq protein was modified relative to this genomic sequence to represent the inferred CDS: substituted 1 base at 1 genomic stop codon) — MKIRNHTPVAEFLLMGIPHTKGLENVLFVFFLAFYLLTLLGNLLLLLTILTSSNLHTPMYFFLGNLSVFDIFFPSVSSPKMMLYLMGQSRTISYQGCASQVFFYHFLGCTECFLYTVMAYDRFAAICHPLRYTVIMNHRVCTIMTLGTWMGSCLHASVLTFLIFKLPYCGPNEVDSFFCDISVVLPLACADTSLAQTVSFTNVGVVALTCFLLILTSYTRIIMSILKISSXEGRHRAFSTCSAHLTSILLFYGPVIFIYLRPASSPWLDSVVSLLNNIVTPSLNPLIYTLRNKDVKLVLRKTLIQGVHTCGA, encoded by the coding sequence ATGAAGATAAGGAATCACACTCCTGTAGCTGAGTTCCTCCTCATGGGAATCCCTCACACAAAAGGGCTGGAAAATGtgctctttgtcttctttctggcCTTCTACTTGCTCACTCTTCTGGGGAACCTGCTCCTTCTTCTGACCATCCTCACTTCCTCCAatctccacacccccatgtacttcttcctgggAAACTTGTCAGTGTTTGACATATTTTTCCCTTCAGTGAGTTCCCCCAAAATGATGCTCTACCTGATGGGCCAAAGCCGGACCATCTCTTACCAGGGCTGTGCTTCCCAGGTCTTCTTTTACCACTTCCTGGGTTGCACGGAGTGTTTCCTGTACACCGTAATGGCCTACGACCGTTTTGCAGCCATCTGTCACCCTTTGCGATACACAGTCATCATGAACCACAGGGTGTGCACCATCATGACTCTAGGCACCTGGATGGGGAGCTGTCTGCATGCATCTGTCCTCACATTCCTGATCTTTAAATTACCCTACTGTGGCCCCAATGAGGTGGACAGTTTCTTCTGTGATATCTCGGTGGTGCTGCCCCTGGCCTGTGCAGACACCTCTCTGGCTCAAACGGTGAGTTTCACCAATGTAGGTGTTGTTGCACTCACGTGTTTTCTTCTTATCCTCACTTCTTATACTCGCATCATTATGTCTATATTGAAAATCAGCTCCTGAGAAGGCAGGCACAGAGCCTTCTCAACCTGCAGTGCCCATCTGACTTCCATCCTGCTCTTCTATGGACCTGTGATCTTCATTTATCTCCGGCCTGCCTCCAGCCCTTGGCTGGATTCCGTGGTTTCACTGTTAAATAATATTGTTACTCCTTCTCTGAATCCTTTGATATATACCTTGAGAAACAAGGATGTGAAGTTAGTTCTGAGAAAAACACTGATCCAAGGAGTACATACTTGTGGGGCCTAA